In Chloroflexota bacterium, a single window of DNA contains:
- a CDS encoding ferrous iron transport protein A — MTIRSLEELEPGEKGRVVKVGGNGSITRRFRDMGLVPGSEVEVERVAPLGDPVEIKIKGYHLAIRREEAASILVEAAPLMPLALVSPGEVVQVVNVRTGRGLSRRLADMGLLPGTEVKVITSGPGPLVLEVKGTRLALGHGIAQKVMVAEKK; from the coding sequence ATGACCATCAGATCGTTGGAGGAACTAGAACCGGGCGAGAAAGGCAGGGTCGTGAAGGTCGGCGGTAATGGAAGCATTACCAGGCGATTCCGTGACATGGGGCTGGTGCCAGGAAGCGAGGTGGAGGTGGAAAGAGTAGCCCCTCTTGGTGACCCGGTCGAGATCAAGATCAAGGGATACCATCTGGCAATCCGCAGGGAAGAGGCAGCCAGCATACTGGTGGAGGCTGCCCCGCTTATGCCGCTGGCACTGGTCAGCCCCGGCGAAGTGGTCCAGGTAGTCAACGTCAGAACCGGACGGGGGCTTAGTAGAAGGCTGGCCGACATGGGGTTACTCCCTGGAACAGAGGTCAAGGTGATCACTAGTGGGCCTGGTCCCCTTGTCCTGGAAGTCAAGGGGACGAGGCTTGCCTTAGGGCACGGAATAGCCCAAAAGGTTATGGTAGCGGAGAAGAAATGA
- the mfd gene encoding transcription-repair coupling factor, whose product MNLSPLVCLVEKMPSYRRLVHGLVEAEGKHAAVVHGAAQPFLVAALHQRLAVPMLVVVPSSEEAHRFYGQLLVWGDDGSTVVLFPEPDTLPYEDLIPDPFIEQQRLQALATLLKVGNQSSSGAQSPLIIGSVGAVARKTISPGEFMAASHVVKQGMEVDPAELLRRWVSLGYERASLVEVPGTMAQRGGILDVYPVNSNSPARIEMFGNKVESIRLFDPQTQRSLAPISEVEVIPAPGLSLPGTHTVVDYLPSGCLVVLVEPEEIAAGIGDLDARASQLRQSQMEEGNPAGDPPVPYLAYPELQARLERVGGRLLLTRWATEEDTPHSLAFGPAPSYGGRLEPFLAESQRLVGWGRRVVIVSHQTARLAELLEERGIFVSPLPRLEEPPTAGSLTLVQGSLPEGWSMGKQLVLFTDAEVFGFVKQPRLRRPRPVHHKGFLPDLSPGDYAVHVEHGIARFRGMTKLSLDGAQREYLVLEYAAGDKLYVPIDQADRVSRYIGSAAESPALTRLGTQEWERVKRRVKESAREMAGELLRLYAAREVNPGFAFSADTVWQQELEASFPYVETPDQNEVVRQVKEEMGKPKPMDRLVCGDVGYGKTEVALRAAFKAVMDGKQVAMLVPTTVLAQQHFATFSERLAAFPVKVEMLSRFRSEKEQQSVLEGLKEGSVDICIGTHRLLQKDVAFKDLGLVIIDEEQRFGVSHKERLKQMRTEVDVLTLSATPIPRTLHMSLVGVRDMSTMETPPEERLPIKTYVAGYNEPLIREAIVRELERDGQVFFVHNRVNSIVRVARRLEELVPEAVIAIAHGQMSEDKLEKVMLDFTQGGVDVLVCTTIIESGLDIPNVNTLIINDADRLGLAQLYQLRGRVGRGNNRAYAYFLYGKGKRLTPAAAKRLQTIFEATELGAGFRIALKDLEIRGAGNLLGPEQSGYIAAVGFDLYCQLLSEAVKELKAGQPLTPAAATDATLEPMPTIDLPLSAYLPEDYVADPTVRLTLYQRLAKAKAIEEVSQLKGELRDRFGSLPVEAENLLYVVDLRVLAARVGIQSISMEGKQVVIRLKEGLKVDRERLMPPERGLRVGVSQLRLDMALLGSRWQQVLRRVVEALACHPPPQIG is encoded by the coding sequence GTGAATCTATCGCCCCTTGTCTGTCTTGTCGAAAAGATGCCCTCTTACCGCCGCCTGGTTCACGGGCTGGTGGAAGCGGAAGGCAAGCACGCGGCGGTGGTTCATGGTGCGGCACAGCCCTTTCTGGTGGCAGCGCTGCATCAGCGTCTGGCGGTGCCTATGCTGGTGGTGGTGCCAAGCTCGGAAGAGGCCCATAGGTTTTATGGGCAGCTTCTTGTCTGGGGTGATGACGGATCTACAGTAGTCCTCTTTCCTGAGCCTGACACCCTGCCCTACGAGGACCTCATCCCCGATCCCTTTATCGAGCAGCAGAGGTTGCAAGCTCTGGCCACTCTTCTTAAGGTTGGCAACCAGTCCAGTTCAGGCGCTCAGTCACCTTTGATCATTGGGTCTGTGGGTGCGGTGGCCAGAAAGACCATCTCACCGGGTGAGTTCATGGCCGCCTCTCACGTGGTAAAGCAAGGCATGGAGGTTGATCCTGCCGAATTGCTGCGGCGGTGGGTCAGCCTGGGGTACGAAAGGGCCAGCCTGGTAGAGGTGCCAGGAACTATGGCTCAACGAGGCGGCATCCTTGATGTTTACCCTGTCAACAGCAATTCACCGGCGAGGATTGAGATGTTTGGCAACAAGGTGGAAAGCATCCGTCTTTTCGATCCCCAGACGCAACGCTCGCTGGCCCCAATATCGGAGGTTGAGGTGATTCCCGCACCAGGACTCTCCCTGCCTGGAACGCACACCGTGGTGGACTATTTGCCCTCGGGCTGCCTGGTTGTTCTGGTGGAACCCGAAGAGATCGCTGCTGGCATAGGCGACCTCGACGCCCGTGCCAGCCAGTTGCGCCAGTCGCAGATGGAGGAAGGCAATCCGGCTGGGGATCCCCCAGTACCCTATCTTGCCTACCCTGAACTGCAAGCAAGGTTAGAGAGGGTGGGGGGACGTTTATTACTAACCAGATGGGCTACCGAAGAGGATACGCCCCACAGCCTGGCCTTCGGCCCTGCCCCGAGCTACGGAGGCCGCCTGGAACCCTTTCTGGCGGAAAGCCAGAGGCTGGTGGGATGGGGACGCCGAGTGGTTATTGTATCTCATCAGACGGCCAGACTGGCTGAGCTTCTTGAGGAGCGGGGCATATTTGTTTCCCCCCTTCCTCGTCTAGAAGAACCACCGACTGCTGGCTCGCTGACCCTGGTGCAAGGCTCTCTACCTGAGGGCTGGAGCATGGGGAAGCAGTTGGTGTTGTTTACTGATGCCGAGGTCTTCGGTTTTGTGAAGCAACCGCGGCTCAGAAGACCACGGCCGGTGCACCACAAGGGCTTCCTTCCCGACCTATCGCCCGGTGACTATGCGGTGCATGTGGAGCATGGCATCGCCCGGTTTAGAGGCATGACCAAGCTCTCGCTTGACGGAGCACAGAGGGAGTATCTGGTCCTGGAGTATGCTGCGGGAGATAAGCTTTATGTGCCAATTGACCAGGCAGACCGCGTCAGTCGTTATATCGGTTCAGCGGCAGAGTCGCCAGCGCTGACCCGTCTGGGGACTCAGGAATGGGAGCGGGTTAAGCGGAGGGTCAAGGAATCGGCCCGGGAAATGGCCGGGGAGTTGCTGCGCCTCTACGCGGCACGAGAAGTCAATCCTGGGTTCGCTTTTTCTGCGGACACTGTCTGGCAGCAGGAACTGGAGGCTTCCTTCCCCTATGTGGAGACTCCGGACCAGAACGAGGTGGTGAGGCAGGTCAAAGAGGAGATGGGAAAGCCTAAGCCCATGGATCGCCTGGTGTGCGGCGATGTGGGGTACGGCAAGACGGAGGTCGCCCTCCGGGCGGCCTTCAAGGCGGTGATGGATGGGAAGCAGGTAGCCATGCTGGTGCCGACCACGGTGCTGGCGCAGCAGCATTTCGCCACCTTCAGTGAAAGGCTGGCGGCTTTCCCGGTGAAGGTAGAGATGTTGAGCCGGTTCCGCTCCGAGAAAGAACAGCAATCTGTCCTTGAGGGCCTGAAAGAGGGCAGCGTGGACATTTGTATTGGCACGCATCGCTTGTTACAGAAAGATGTAGCCTTCAAGGACTTGGGGCTGGTGATAATAGATGAGGAGCAGAGGTTCGGTGTCAGCCACAAGGAACGCCTGAAGCAGATGCGCACCGAGGTGGATGTCCTTACCTTGAGCGCCACCCCGATCCCGCGCACCCTGCACATGTCCCTGGTAGGGGTGCGGGATATGAGCACTATGGAAACCCCACCCGAGGAAAGGCTGCCGATCAAGACCTATGTGGCTGGCTATAATGAGCCTCTGATCCGGGAGGCGATTGTTCGTGAGCTGGAGCGGGACGGCCAGGTCTTCTTTGTCCACAACCGGGTCAATAGCATTGTCCGTGTGGCCCGCAGGCTGGAGGAGCTTGTCCCCGAGGCGGTGATAGCCATTGCCCACGGCCAGATGTCGGAGGACAAGCTGGAGAAGGTGATGCTCGATTTCACTCAGGGCGGGGTGGATGTCCTGGTCTGCACGACCATTATTGAGTCAGGGCTGGATATACCGAATGTGAATACCCTGATAATCAACGACGCTGATAGGCTGGGGCTGGCGCAGTTGTACCAGTTGCGGGGCAGGGTGGGGCGGGGCAACAATCGAGCCTACGCTTATTTCTTGTATGGTAAGGGAAAGCGATTGACTCCGGCGGCGGCCAAGAGACTCCAGACCATCTTTGAGGCTACTGAGCTGGGGGCGGGGTTTCGTATCGCCCTGAAGGACCTGGAGATCCGTGGAGCGGGTAACCTGCTTGGCCCAGAGCAGAGCGGTTACATTGCTGCTGTGGGCTTTGACCTCTATTGCCAGTTACTATCTGAGGCGGTGAAGGAACTAAAGGCAGGGCAGCCGCTAACCCCCGCAGCAGCCACCGATGCTACTCTTGAACCTATGCCGACGATAGATTTGCCTCTGTCGGCCTACCTTCCTGAAGACTATGTAGCTGACCCCACCGTCAGGCTAACCCTATATCAACGCCTGGCCAAGGCAAAGGCGATCGAGGAGGTAAGTCAGCTAAAGGGAGAACTGAGGGACAGGTTCGGAAGCTTGCCGGTAGAGGCTGAAAACCTGCTCTACGTGGTAGATCTGCGGGTTTTGGCCGCTCGGGTCGGGATACAATCTATCTCCATGGAGGGGAAGCAAGTGGTGATCAGGTTGAAGGAGGGACTCAAAGTTGACAGGGAGCGGCTAATGCCACCGGAGCGAGGTCTCAGGGTGGGAGTATCTCAACTCCGCCTGGACATGGCGCTCCTTGGCAGTAGATGGCAGCAGGTTCTCAGGAGGGTGGTAGAGGCCTTGGCTTGCCATCCTCCCCCTCAAATCGGCTAA
- the radC gene encoding DNA repair protein RadC, translating into MNTPGESANKNPKRKNVDKPHYLGHRKRLRDRFRKAGGEGLRDYEMLELLLGYAVPRRDVKPLAKQLITRFGSLAGVLDASFEELQGAAGLSPTSATLIKLVKEIGVAQLAERMKHRDLLRSPQSVVDFARLKLAGYPHEAFMAIYMNTKNEVIDYEMLHEGTVDRAIIYPRRIVEAALSHHAAALLLVHNHPSGHTEPSEEDKDVTRTVIQAAGTVDIRVLDHVIVARDGYLSFLEKGLLPGAG; encoded by the coding sequence ATGAATACTCCAGGCGAGTCGGCTAACAAAAACCCAAAACGCAAGAATGTCGACAAGCCTCATTATCTGGGGCATAGAAAGCGTTTGCGGGATCGCTTTCGCAAGGCGGGGGGAGAGGGGTTGCGAGACTATGAGATGCTGGAACTCCTTCTGGGTTATGCTGTGCCCCGAAGAGATGTGAAGCCGCTGGCCAAGCAGCTTATTACCCGCTTCGGTAGTCTGGCTGGTGTCCTTGATGCCAGCTTCGAGGAACTCCAGGGTGCTGCTGGTCTTAGCCCGACATCAGCCACACTAATAAAGCTGGTGAAGGAGATTGGGGTGGCGCAACTGGCCGAGAGGATGAAACACCGGGACCTGTTAAGGTCTCCTCAATCTGTGGTCGATTTCGCCCGACTGAAGCTGGCGGGCTATCCCCATGAGGCGTTCATGGCCATTTACATGAACACCAAGAACGAAGTGATTGACTATGAAATGTTGCACGAAGGGACGGTTGACCGTGCCATAATATACCCGCGGCGCATCGTGGAAGCGGCGTTGTCGCACCATGCAGCGGCACTACTGCTGGTGCATAACCACCCTAGCGGTCATACAGAGCCATCAGAGGAAGACAAGGATGTTACCCGCACTGTGATCCAGGCAGCGGGAACCGTGGACATACGCGTTCTGGACCATGTCATTGTAGCCAGGGATGGCTACCTGAGCTTCCTGGAGAAGGGGCTTTTGCCTGGGGCAGGGTGA
- a CDS encoding metal-dependent transcriptional regulator → MEREHTASMEDYLEAVAMLSSEGGVARVKQISQALGVKMPSVTAALKKLSEEGLVEHERYGGARLTVKGDKAAVEVFHRHEVLRHFLTDVLNIDAETARVDACRMEHSISSATLERLAKFLEFIAACPEDELPWLKDYSHFVQHGQLPTVCSLRASEGER, encoded by the coding sequence GTGGAGAGAGAACATACTGCCAGCATGGAAGACTATCTAGAGGCAGTGGCTATGCTGAGCAGTGAGGGGGGAGTGGCCAGGGTGAAGCAGATTAGCCAGGCACTGGGGGTAAAGATGCCCAGTGTCACTGCCGCGTTGAAGAAGCTTTCGGAAGAAGGATTGGTAGAGCACGAGAGATACGGCGGTGCCAGACTCACCGTCAAGGGGGATAAGGCAGCGGTGGAGGTTTTTCACCGCCACGAGGTGCTGCGTCATTTCCTGACGGATGTGCTGAACATTGACGCTGAGACCGCCCGAGTGGATGCCTGCCGCATGGAGCACTCCATCAGCTCGGCTACACTCGAGAGACTGGCCAAGTTCTTGGAATTCATCGCAGCTTGCCCTGAAGATGAGCTCCCCTGGCTGAAAGACTACAGCCACTTTGTGCAGCATGGACAGCTTCCGACAGTCTGTTCCTTAAGGGCATCGGAAGGAGAGCGGTAG